One window of the Archangium primigenium genome contains the following:
- a CDS encoding cation diffusion facilitator family transporter, with translation MTTPPHTHDASDPSHDHAAGEPCGGHGHGHGHGHGKPTRPPHRSLKEERRKDRNRLLGALVVTSTIAVTEAVGGYLTGSLALLSDAGHMLTDISALLLGLLALWFSSKPADLKKTYGYYRMEILSALLNGVLLLGITVAILLEAWHRMRSPSPVLLGPMAVVATVGLVANLVALGFLHRSHSMNVRGAFLHVLGDTLSSVGVLVGAGIMWWTGWYMVDALISVLISVVIVVGAVQLVRDAVDVLLEAVPAHVDLSELKRLLGEVEGVSDVHDLHVWTISSGMYALSAHLVVADPKVSNNDDILTTVKHLLFDRFGIDHTTIQIESETYAHLGEVH, from the coding sequence GTGACTACTCCTCCCCACACCCACGATGCGTCCGACCCTTCCCACGACCATGCGGCCGGAGAGCCGTGCGGAGGCCATGGACATGGTCACGGGCATGGTCATGGAAAACCCACGAGGCCGCCCCATCGTTCCTTGAAGGAGGAGCGGCGCAAGGATCGCAACCGGTTGCTCGGCGCGCTGGTGGTCACCAGCACCATCGCGGTGACGGAGGCGGTGGGCGGCTACCTGACGGGCTCGCTGGCGCTGTTGTCCGACGCGGGCCACATGCTCACGGACATCAGCGCGCTCCTGCTCGGGCTGCTGGCGCTGTGGTTCTCCAGCAAGCCGGCGGACCTCAAGAAGACGTACGGCTACTACCGGATGGAAATCCTGAGCGCGCTGCTCAACGGCGTGCTGCTCTTGGGCATCACCGTGGCCATCCTCCTGGAGGCCTGGCATCGCATGCGCAGCCCCTCCCCGGTGCTCCTGGGGCCCATGGCGGTGGTGGCCACGGTGGGCCTCGTCGCCAACCTGGTGGCGCTGGGCTTCCTGCACCGCTCGCACTCCATGAACGTGCGCGGGGCGTTCCTGCACGTGCTGGGGGACACCCTGTCCAGCGTGGGCGTGCTCGTGGGCGCCGGCATCATGTGGTGGACGGGCTGGTACATGGTGGACGCGCTCATCTCCGTGCTCATCTCGGTGGTGATCGTGGTGGGCGCGGTGCAGCTCGTGCGCGACGCCGTGGACGTGCTCCTGGAGGCCGTGCCGGCCCACGTGGACCTGTCCGAGCTCAAGCGGCTGCTCGGCGAGGTGGAGGGCGTGAGCGACGTGCACGACCTGCACGTGTGGACCATCTCCAGCGGCATGTACGCGCTGTCGGCGCACCTGGTGGTGGCCGACCCCAAGGTGAGCAACAACGACGACATCCTCACCACGGTGAAGCACCTGCTCTTCGACCGCTTCGGCATCGATCACACCACCATCCAGATCGAGAGCGAGACGTACGCCCATCTGGGTGAGGTGCACTGA
- the typA gene encoding translational GTPase TypA, producing the protein MIARENIRNVAIVAHVDHGKTTLVDHMLRQAGIFRSNEALTERVMDSNDLEREKGITILAKNTAVTYKGKQINIIDTPGHADFGGEVERGLRLVDGVILLVDAAEGPLPQTRFVLSKALGMGLKTVLVINKIDRSDARAKDILDQVYSLYIDLGADEQQLEMPVLYTVARQGQASTSLEVPGKTLEPLFEAILTHISPPPAPQQEQLQLLVANLDYDDYVGRLAIGRVQAGRLTPNMPVAVMRDNGKIEQGKIVKLYGIQGLKRTEIADAGPGEIVSIAGIEAISIGDTIADAERPVALPRITVDEPTMMMIFKVNDGPLAGKEGKYVTSRNLRERLYREAYRNVSIRVEDTDMPDAFRVVGRGELQLAVIIETMRREGYELTASNPEPITKTVDGQVHEPMELLFCDVPDNSVGAATERLGPRKGRMVNMEQIGGGRTRLQFRIPARGLIGFRSEFLTITRGEGIMSSQFDGYEPWFGYIPKRANGAIVSDRLGETVPYALFSIQERGHLFVGAGVTIYEGMIIGEHVHPSELNVNACREKKLTNIRAAGRDENVILTPPRDMGLEKALEWIADDELVEVTPKSVRMRKKALAAGERYRAERDRKREERAEE; encoded by the coding sequence ATGATCGCCCGAGAGAACATCCGCAACGTCGCCATCGTCGCCCACGTCGACCACGGCAAGACCACCCTCGTTGACCACATGCTCCGTCAGGCGGGCATCTTCCGCAGCAACGAAGCCCTGACCGAACGCGTGATGGACTCGAACGACCTCGAGCGCGAGAAGGGCATCACCATTCTCGCGAAGAACACGGCCGTCACCTACAAGGGCAAGCAGATCAACATCATCGACACCCCGGGCCACGCGGACTTCGGCGGTGAGGTGGAGCGCGGCCTGCGCCTGGTGGACGGCGTGATCCTCCTGGTGGACGCGGCCGAGGGTCCCCTGCCCCAGACGCGCTTCGTGCTCAGCAAGGCGCTGGGCATGGGCCTCAAGACGGTGCTGGTCATCAACAAGATCGACCGCTCCGACGCGCGCGCCAAGGACATCCTGGATCAGGTCTACTCGCTCTACATCGACCTGGGCGCGGACGAGCAGCAGCTCGAGATGCCCGTGCTCTACACGGTGGCGCGCCAGGGCCAGGCCTCCACGAGCCTGGAGGTGCCGGGCAAGACGCTCGAGCCCCTGTTCGAGGCCATCCTCACGCACATCTCCCCGCCCCCGGCGCCCCAGCAGGAGCAGTTGCAGCTGCTCGTGGCCAACCTGGACTACGACGACTACGTGGGCCGTCTGGCCATCGGTCGCGTGCAGGCCGGCCGCCTCACGCCCAACATGCCCGTGGCGGTGATGCGCGACAACGGCAAGATCGAGCAGGGCAAGATCGTCAAGCTCTACGGCATCCAGGGCCTCAAGCGCACGGAGATCGCGGACGCGGGCCCCGGCGAGATCGTCTCCATCGCGGGCATCGAGGCCATCTCCATCGGTGACACCATCGCCGACGCGGAGCGCCCCGTGGCCCTGCCGCGCATCACCGTGGACGAGCCCACGATGATGATGATCTTCAAGGTCAACGACGGGCCGCTGGCGGGCAAGGAAGGCAAGTACGTCACCAGCCGCAACCTGCGCGAGCGCCTCTACCGCGAGGCCTACCGCAACGTGTCCATCCGCGTGGAGGACACCGACATGCCCGACGCCTTCCGCGTGGTGGGCCGTGGCGAACTCCAGCTCGCCGTCATCATCGAGACCATGCGCCGCGAGGGCTACGAGCTCACCGCCTCCAACCCCGAGCCCATCACCAAGACGGTCGACGGCCAGGTGCACGAGCCCATGGAGCTGCTCTTCTGCGACGTGCCCGACAACAGCGTGGGCGCGGCGACCGAGCGCCTCGGGCCCCGCAAGGGCCGCATGGTGAACATGGAGCAGATCGGCGGCGGCCGCACCCGTCTGCAGTTCCGCATCCCCGCGCGCGGCCTCATCGGCTTCCGCTCGGAGTTCCTCACCATCACCCGCGGTGAGGGCATCATGAGCAGCCAGTTCGACGGCTACGAGCCCTGGTTCGGCTACATCCCCAAGCGCGCCAACGGCGCCATCGTGTCCGACCGCCTGGGCGAGACCGTGCCCTACGCGCTCTTCAGCATCCAGGAGCGGGGCCACCTGTTCGTGGGCGCCGGCGTGACCATCTACGAGGGCATGATCATCGGCGAGCACGTGCACCCCTCCGAGCTCAACGTGAACGCCTGCCGCGAGAAGAAGCTCACCAACATCCGCGCCGCCGGCCGTGACGAGAACGTCATCCTCACGCCCCCCCGCGACATGGGCCTGGAGAAGGCGCTCGAGTGGATCGCCGACGACGAGCTGGTGGAGGTGACGCCCAAGTCCGTGCGCATGCGCAAGAAGGCGCTGGCCGCGGGCGAGCGCTACCGCGCCGAGCGTGACCGCAAGCGCGAGGAGCGCGCCGAGGAGTAG
- a CDS encoding DUF5818 domain-containing protein, which translates to MTLSGRVVYRDLEGGVWVLEADDGQTYQLAGGDRKIKKDGQRVQVEGEVARDTMTFAMMGPVFTVASYRFL; encoded by the coding sequence ATGACGCTCTCGGGCCGCGTGGTGTACCGGGACCTGGAGGGCGGCGTCTGGGTGCTGGAGGCCGATGACGGCCAGACGTACCAGCTCGCCGGCGGCGACCGGAAGATCAAGAAGGACGGCCAGCGGGTGCAGGTGGAGGGCGAGGTCGCGCGCGACACGATGACCTTCGCCATGATGGGCCCCGTGTTCACCGTGGCCTCCTACCGCTTCCTCTGA
- a CDS encoding alpha/beta fold hydrolase, translating to MSPSTRQDFLTVPDGAPLYYQVRGEGEPGAVMCDGLGCDGFVWKYLEPQLERQHRVLRWHYRGHGRSGLPTRRHRIGMSYSCDDLNRVMDAAGIHQGVIFGHSMGVQVALEFQRRYPERVRGLVLVCGSYGSLLNTFHDGTLLKKLFPLIRLTVESFPEPVARLTRSLLSTPLAMEVALSVELNRSLLAKSDLLPYFTHLANMDPVVFVRTLRSAAYHNAWRHLPHVDVPTLVIAGQHDKFTPAWISRRMAAHIPGAELLMLPQGTHVAPLEYRETIERRVDRFLQDNGLVSAPRAPGSHASHTAHP from the coding sequence ATGAGCCCCTCCACCCGGCAAGACTTCCTCACCGTTCCCGATGGCGCGCCGCTGTACTACCAGGTGCGGGGCGAGGGAGAACCGGGCGCGGTGATGTGCGACGGCCTGGGCTGCGACGGCTTCGTGTGGAAGTACCTGGAGCCCCAGCTGGAGCGCCAGCACCGGGTGCTGCGCTGGCACTACCGGGGCCATGGCCGCTCGGGGCTGCCCACGCGCCGCCACCGCATCGGCATGTCCTACAGCTGTGACGACCTCAACCGCGTCATGGACGCGGCGGGCATCCACCAGGGCGTCATCTTCGGCCACTCCATGGGCGTCCAGGTGGCGCTCGAGTTCCAGCGCCGCTACCCCGAGCGGGTCCGGGGGCTCGTGCTGGTGTGCGGCAGCTACGGCTCCCTGCTCAACACCTTCCACGATGGCACCCTGCTCAAGAAGCTCTTCCCCCTCATCCGCCTCACCGTGGAGAGCTTCCCCGAGCCCGTGGCCCGGCTCACCCGCTCGTTGCTCAGCACGCCCCTGGCCATGGAGGTGGCCCTGAGCGTGGAGCTCAACCGCTCCCTGCTGGCCAAGAGCGACCTGCTGCCCTACTTCACCCACCTGGCCAACATGGACCCGGTCGTCTTCGTGCGCACCCTGCGCTCGGCGGCCTACCACAACGCCTGGCGCCACCTGCCCCACGTGGACGTGCCCACCCTGGTCATCGCCGGCCAGCACGACAAGTTCACCCCGGCGTGGATTTCCCGGCGCATGGCCGCCCACATCCCCGGCGCCGAGCTGCTCATGCTGCCCCAGGGCACGCACGTCGCCCCGCTCGAGTACCGGGAGACGATCGAGCGCCGCGTGGACCGCTTCCTCCAGGACAACGGCCTCGTGTCCGCGCCCCGCGCCCCGGGCTCGCACGCCTCGCACACCGCCCATCCCTGA
- a CDS encoding S8 family serine peptidase — protein MSVKHWRLASAVLSLAVATSALASLPLDGVETLEEPWRDVAAAGVDPTRDAQAGGLVVDFKDGTTQAEIDAWEREWGVDLTFNSLEGPRSGVAIAQVEGGLSETLLTRIRQHPAVESAEPLRVYAVPPGERAVVFDAAAPDVSGEGFTPNDPEYPRQWNLRMIHMPQAWKQSRGKGVVVAVLDTGVAYEDHGDFKQVQDLKGIRFKQGYDFVNDTVHANDDHGHGTHVAGTIAQATNNGQGVAGVAFEATIMPVKVLNHFGSGTSADIADAIRFAADNGAQVINMSLGGGGYSRVMEDAVMYARNKGVTVVAAAGNAGRNRVEYPAAYKGAVAVSAVGPDGSRAPYSSYGKELDIAGPGGDKRQGDAGGILQNTIDPRDVSRSIYASYQGTSMATPHVAAVAALLYAEGASGPDEVEKALFAGARRVGGQAWTEEYGHGLLDAQASLQALGKGTRWPSLWWALGLLALVLLTLRGRERPGYLNLLFKPGFLVPLVLATVGVFFARSLFGGASGMAGEVVDAAWLPIPDWQRIIFGTRTVNPLFYSALIPLVLSIVAIKVEGLRPALGGLAIGFAGFLAYTAWANAPALAWLPFTFLARPWLVMNVLVCLVIARAMLRRETP, from the coding sequence ATGTCCGTGAAGCACTGGAGGCTGGCGAGCGCGGTCCTGTCCCTGGCGGTGGCGACGTCGGCCCTGGCGAGCCTCCCCCTGGATGGCGTGGAGACGCTGGAGGAGCCCTGGCGGGACGTCGCGGCCGCGGGCGTCGACCCGACCCGGGATGCCCAGGCGGGGGGCCTCGTCGTGGACTTCAAGGACGGCACGACCCAGGCGGAGATCGACGCGTGGGAGCGCGAGTGGGGCGTGGACCTCACGTTCAACTCCCTGGAGGGACCGCGCTCGGGCGTGGCGATCGCCCAGGTGGAGGGCGGGCTGTCCGAGACGCTGCTCACGCGCATCCGCCAGCACCCGGCCGTGGAGTCCGCCGAGCCCCTGCGGGTGTACGCGGTGCCGCCCGGTGAGCGCGCGGTGGTGTTCGACGCGGCCGCGCCGGACGTGAGCGGCGAGGGCTTCACGCCGAACGATCCGGAGTACCCCCGGCAGTGGAACCTGCGGATGATCCACATGCCCCAGGCGTGGAAGCAGAGCCGGGGCAAGGGCGTGGTGGTGGCGGTGCTGGACACGGGCGTGGCCTACGAGGACCACGGCGACTTCAAGCAGGTGCAGGACCTCAAGGGCATCCGCTTCAAGCAGGGCTACGACTTCGTCAACGACACGGTGCACGCCAACGACGACCACGGGCATGGCACGCACGTGGCGGGCACCATCGCCCAGGCGACGAACAACGGCCAGGGCGTGGCGGGCGTGGCCTTCGAGGCGACGATCATGCCGGTGAAGGTGCTCAACCACTTCGGCTCGGGCACGTCCGCGGACATCGCGGATGCCATCCGCTTCGCGGCGGACAACGGCGCCCAGGTCATCAACATGTCGCTGGGCGGCGGCGGCTACTCCCGGGTGATGGAGGACGCCGTGATGTACGCGCGCAACAAGGGCGTCACGGTGGTGGCGGCGGCGGGCAACGCGGGGCGCAACCGGGTGGAGTACCCGGCGGCCTACAAGGGCGCGGTGGCGGTGTCGGCGGTGGGGCCGGATGGCTCGCGCGCGCCGTACTCGTCCTATGGCAAGGAGCTGGACATCGCGGGGCCCGGTGGTGACAAGCGCCAGGGCGACGCGGGCGGCATCCTGCAGAACACCATCGATCCGCGGGACGTCTCGCGCTCCATCTACGCCTCCTACCAGGGCACGAGCATGGCCACCCCGCACGTGGCGGCCGTGGCGGCGCTGCTCTACGCCGAGGGCGCCAGCGGGCCGGACGAGGTGGAGAAGGCCCTGTTCGCGGGGGCGCGCCGGGTCGGGGGTCAGGCGTGGACGGAGGAGTACGGGCACGGCCTGCTGGACGCGCAGGCCTCGCTCCAGGCGCTCGGCAAGGGGACGCGCTGGCCGTCCTTGTGGTGGGCCCTGGGCCTGCTGGCGCTGGTGCTGCTCACCCTGCGCGGACGCGAGCGCCCGGGCTACCTCAACCTCCTGTTCAAGCCGGGCTTCCTCGTGCCGCTGGTGCTGGCCACCGTGGGCGTGTTCTTCGCCCGCTCCCTGTTCGGCGGGGCCTCGGGCATGGCGGGCGAGGTGGTGGACGCGGCCTGGCTGCCCATCCCCGACTGGCAGCGCATCATCTTCGGCACCCGCACGGTCAACCCGCTCTTCTACAGCGCGCTCATCCCCCTGGTGCTCTCCATCGTGGCCATCAAGGTCGAGGGGCTGCGGCCCGCGCTGGGCGGGCTCGCCATCGGCTTCGCCGGCTTCCTGGCCTACACCGCCTGGGCCAATGCGCCCGCGCTCGCGTGGCTGCCCTTCACCTTCCTGGCGCGGCCCTGGCTGGTGATGAACGTCCTCGTCTGCCTGGTCATCGCGCGCGCCATGCTGCGCCGGGAGACGCCATGA
- a CDS encoding sialidase family protein — translation MNPRSSSRRVSRAPRSWRRAWALLTAPLLACAPEDVPEAPSTPLATREAALPSGGWSVLMANGGAPIRSIVRRSDGLLLGGASTGHGITVWVSRDNGASWSVHGTVASNPNVDFGDVNMRAIPGTRTVFCAFREFSGGQWRVTITRSDNNGDSWVYDSTVAGPTTRFVGAPFLFQRANGDLQVYYDSELLAAQRGYPGHQWIAMQGRRGTTGAWTEYGTVAVSWDKRTGALNRDGMPTVVQLGGDRLMVVVEGVEAFPTGGAHANVINAVQSWDGGRTWDESLRRTVYQSRIDPGSGRRYNAYVPSAIRVGNGPVGVAFCTDENKAGAPDAASAPVDQRFCHVGYVSTTTSFEAWSGASPVWTATSRNYTPGLFERAANDVIAVIDGLGSHRVLKR, via the coding sequence ATGAACCCGCGCTCCTCCTCCCGTCGTGTCTCCCGTGCCCCTCGCTCCTGGCGAAGGGCGTGGGCCCTGCTCACCGCGCCCCTGCTGGCCTGCGCGCCCGAGGACGTTCCCGAGGCGCCGTCCACGCCCCTCGCGACGCGGGAGGCGGCCCTGCCGAGTGGGGGCTGGAGCGTGCTGATGGCGAACGGCGGGGCGCCCATCCGCAGCATCGTCCGCCGCTCGGATGGGCTGCTGCTGGGGGGCGCGAGCACGGGCCATGGCATCACGGTCTGGGTGAGCCGCGACAATGGCGCGAGCTGGTCCGTGCACGGCACCGTGGCGAGCAATCCGAACGTGGACTTCGGCGACGTGAACATGCGGGCCATCCCGGGCACGCGCACCGTCTTCTGTGCCTTCCGCGAGTTCTCCGGGGGCCAGTGGCGCGTCACCATCACCCGGAGCGACAACAACGGGGACAGCTGGGTCTACGACAGCACGGTGGCGGGGCCCACGACCCGCTTCGTGGGCGCGCCCTTCCTCTTCCAGCGCGCGAACGGGGACTTGCAGGTGTACTACGACTCGGAGCTGCTGGCGGCGCAGCGCGGCTACCCGGGCCACCAGTGGATCGCCATGCAGGGGCGCCGGGGCACCACGGGGGCGTGGACGGAGTACGGCACCGTGGCGGTGTCCTGGGACAAGCGCACGGGCGCGCTCAACCGCGACGGCATGCCCACGGTGGTGCAACTCGGCGGCGATCGGCTCATGGTCGTCGTCGAGGGCGTGGAGGCGTTTCCCACCGGCGGCGCGCACGCCAACGTGATCAACGCGGTGCAGTCGTGGGATGGGGGCCGGACGTGGGACGAGTCCCTGCGGCGCACCGTCTACCAGTCGCGGATCGATCCAGGCTCGGGGCGGCGCTACAACGCGTACGTGCCCTCGGCCATCCGCGTGGGCAACGGGCCGGTGGGCGTGGCGTTCTGCACGGATGAGAACAAGGCGGGGGCGCCGGACGCCGCGAGCGCGCCGGTGGACCAGCGCTTCTGCCACGTGGGCTACGTGAGCACGACCACCAGCTTCGAGGCCTGGTCGGGCGCGAGCCCCGTGTGGACGGCCACCTCGCGCAACTACACCCCGGGCCTCTTCGAGCGCGCGGCCAACGACGTGATCGCGGTGATCGACGGCCTGGGCAGCCACCGCGTCCTCAAGCGCTAG
- a CDS encoding sigma 54-interacting transcriptional regulator translates to MDRERHQNLQSIIMLRELLRKWWRAELHFADRHGQVLDWQRMEGLGSTTSGCCRLARGSREGLRRCTQSVRELHEQFVANRRLRRAVVHPCHLRLSLVGAPLYVQDVYEGFLFVEGLLRAPLPERDRERLQAQLREWQPGALDLERTLERLPVLDDENLEKLTELLEYGTGEIAAYEAERLRETERREPPPGGDTGVGARFGHIIGRSASLQEVFKLLEKVSNSEATVLINGESGTGKELVARAIHVNGPRHDKAFVVQNCSAFNDNLLESALFGHMRGAFTGAVRDKKGLFEVADGGTFFLDEVGDMSPALQVKLLRVLQEGTFLPVGGTQSREVDVRVIAATHKDLGQMVKRGEFREDLYYRINVIRVHLPPLRERRDDLPLLVDHFLRKHHREGQRTRGLSPEALALLGRYAWPGNVRELENEMERLLVLGGELELLPAELISPRIRDAVAPGGTSALAARTHGRLHEAVESLEREMIHQGLLRTGNNKSQLARELGISRSNLILKIARYGLEPGLPPDREADA, encoded by the coding sequence ATGGACCGTGAACGGCACCAGAACCTGCAGAGCATCATCATGCTCCGGGAGCTCCTCCGCAAGTGGTGGCGCGCGGAGCTGCACTTCGCGGATCGCCACGGCCAGGTGCTGGACTGGCAGCGGATGGAGGGCCTGGGGTCCACCACGAGCGGCTGCTGCCGGCTGGCGCGCGGCTCGCGCGAGGGGCTGCGGCGCTGCACGCAGTCGGTGCGGGAGCTGCACGAGCAGTTCGTGGCCAACCGGCGCCTGCGCCGCGCGGTGGTGCACCCGTGCCACCTGCGCCTGAGCCTGGTGGGCGCGCCGCTCTACGTGCAGGACGTGTACGAGGGCTTCCTCTTCGTGGAGGGCCTCTTGCGCGCGCCCCTGCCCGAGCGCGACCGCGAGCGGCTCCAGGCCCAGCTGCGCGAGTGGCAGCCCGGCGCGCTCGACCTGGAGCGCACCCTGGAGCGGCTGCCCGTGCTGGATGACGAGAACCTGGAGAAGCTCACCGAGCTGCTCGAGTACGGCACCGGGGAGATCGCCGCCTACGAGGCCGAGCGCCTGCGGGAGACGGAGCGCCGCGAGCCCCCGCCCGGCGGCGACACGGGCGTGGGGGCCCGCTTCGGGCACATCATCGGCCGCTCGGCCTCCCTGCAGGAAGTCTTCAAGCTGCTCGAGAAGGTGTCCAACTCGGAGGCCACGGTGCTCATCAATGGCGAGTCGGGCACGGGCAAGGAGCTCGTGGCGCGCGCCATCCACGTCAACGGCCCCCGGCACGACAAGGCCTTCGTGGTGCAGAACTGCTCGGCCTTCAACGACAACCTCCTGGAGAGCGCCCTGTTCGGGCACATGCGCGGGGCCTTCACCGGCGCGGTGCGCGACAAGAAGGGCCTGTTCGAGGTGGCCGACGGCGGCACCTTCTTCCTCGACGAGGTGGGCGACATGTCCCCCGCGCTCCAGGTGAAGCTCCTGCGCGTGCTCCAGGAGGGCACCTTCCTGCCCGTGGGCGGCACCCAGTCGCGCGAGGTGGACGTGCGCGTCATCGCCGCCACCCACAAGGACCTGGGGCAGATGGTCAAGCGCGGCGAGTTCCGCGAGGACCTCTACTACCGCATCAACGTCATCCGCGTGCACCTGCCCCCCTTGCGCGAGCGGCGCGACGACCTGCCCCTGCTCGTGGACCACTTCCTGCGCAAGCACCACCGGGAGGGCCAGCGCACCCGCGGCCTGTCCCCCGAGGCGCTCGCCCTGCTCGGCCGCTATGCCTGGCCGGGCAACGTGCGCGAGCTGGAGAACGAGATGGAGCGCCTGCTCGTGCTCGGAGGGGAGCTGGAGCTCCTGCCCGCCGAGCTCATCTCCCCCCGCATCCGGGACGCGGTGGCCCCCGGGGGCACGTCCGCGCTCGCCGCCCGCACCCACGGCCGCCTGCACGAGGCCGTGGAGTCGCTCGAGCGGGAGATGATCCACCAGGGTTTGTTGCGTACTGGCAACAACAAGAGCCAGCTCGCTCGGGAGCTTGGCATCAGCCGGTCCAACCTTATCTTGAAGATCGCACGATACGGCCTCGAGCCGGGCCTTCCGCCCGACCGCGAGGCGGACGCCTGA